A part of Paenibacillus sp. sptzw28 genomic DNA contains:
- the yidD gene encoding membrane protein insertion efficiency factor YidD, with product MRQLMKAPIHVYRRFISPIKPPTCRFYPTCSEYALQAIDKHGPAKGGWLALKRICRCHPFHPGGIDHVPPTREELARRANDPLDSAAADSV from the coding sequence ATGCGACAATTAATGAAGGCGCCAATACATGTGTACCGCCGTTTTATATCGCCCATAAAGCCGCCGACCTGCCGCTTTTACCCGACCTGCTCCGAGTATGCGCTTCAGGCGATCGACAAACACGGCCCGGCCAAGGGCGGCTGGCTGGCGTTAAAGCGGATTTGCAGGTGCCATCCGTTCCATCCCGGCGGCATCGACCATGTACCGCCCACCCGGGAAGAGCTTGCCCGGCGGGCGAATGACCCGCTTGACAGCGCAGCGGCGGATTCGGTATAG
- a CDS encoding Gfo/Idh/MocA family protein, translating into MIRVAMLSYWHVHAWDYTKQVQGNPDTEIVAVWDEFPTRGEEAAQKLGVPFVADLDALLARADVDAVVVDTPTNIHRDVMVKAARAGKHIFTEKVIAPTLKEVQEILGAVDEAGVKLTVSLPRLNHGYTLAVQEVIDKGLLGQLTQARARLSHNGATAGWLPGHFFNLEQCGGGALIDLGCHPMYLVRLFLGLPQSVSATYGYVTGKEVEDNAVATLSYDNGAVGIVEAGFVNSHSPFSIELHGTEGTLLYGLPDEAIRVRSNKLDAKEWVTVEVQDNRISAFDQWVGHILNGSAAEENIGLAVDLTKLMEASNRSAAEKRSVNLTELAN; encoded by the coding sequence ATGATTCGAGTGGCTATGCTCAGCTATTGGCATGTTCATGCTTGGGATTACACGAAACAGGTGCAGGGAAATCCGGACACCGAGATTGTCGCGGTGTGGGACGAATTTCCGACTCGCGGTGAGGAAGCGGCGCAGAAGCTGGGCGTGCCTTTTGTCGCGGATTTGGATGCTCTGCTTGCAAGAGCGGATGTCGACGCTGTTGTCGTAGATACGCCGACGAATATTCACCGTGACGTTATGGTAAAAGCCGCCCGGGCCGGCAAACATATTTTTACGGAAAAAGTAATTGCGCCGACATTAAAAGAAGTGCAAGAAATCCTTGGGGCTGTTGACGAAGCGGGCGTCAAATTGACCGTCTCGCTGCCCCGTTTGAATCATGGCTACACGCTGGCAGTTCAAGAGGTGATAGATAAGGGACTGCTCGGGCAGCTGACGCAAGCCCGCGCCCGGCTCTCGCACAACGGCGCAACGGCCGGCTGGCTCCCGGGCCATTTCTTCAATCTCGAACAATGCGGCGGCGGAGCCCTTATCGATCTGGGCTGCCATCCGATGTATCTGGTCCGTTTATTCCTCGGCTTGCCGCAAAGCGTCAGCGCCACTTATGGCTACGTGACCGGCAAAGAAGTCGAAGACAATGCGGTAGCCACGCTTAGCTATGACAACGGCGCGGTAGGAATCGTCGAAGCCGGCTTTGTGAACAGCCACTCTCCGTTCTCCATCGAACTGCACGGTACCGAGGGCACGCTGTTGTACGGCCTGCCGGACGAGGCAATCCGCGTGCGAAGCAATAAGCTGGATGCAAAGGAATGGGTCACGGTCGAGGTGCAGGACAACCGAATTTCCGCATTCGACCAGTGGGTTGGCCACATATTGAACGGTTCCGCAGCCGAAGAAAACATCGGCCTCGCCGTCGACCTGACGAAGCTGATGGAGGCTTCCAATCGCTCGGCAGCGGAGAAACGCTCTGTCAATCTGACTGAACTCGCAAACTGA
- a CDS encoding AraC family transcriptional regulator encodes MGKPFAYALMAEKMDAIDRLDIQFRWGGYGFRVYHCHLTSFPPGKLIRFHKHSEYEFHFIPRGKGTVILEDTVYPVHEGQFYLTGPNVMHQQEADDREAMDELCLHIGITPLEDADSPDWGEQWECHEAKMCIHALDTLPLRPHPDQYNAMSWFLTAYRAWHEGQPGAFSTIKQAIIQILLRSARLSAEPSVTFDPPSRNMNEHRFKIATQFIHDNYSSPITLHEVAERIPISGRQLQRIFRDSGKESFSAYLENYRLSQICSSIVEGQRPIEQIALEHGFASSNYLYYVFKKRFGMTPNQFRLHQTKDGAPKPQGKGEALQP; translated from the coding sequence ATGGGAAAACCGTTTGCTTATGCGCTCATGGCCGAGAAAATGGATGCCATCGACCGACTGGATATTCAATTTCGCTGGGGAGGCTACGGTTTTCGCGTTTACCACTGCCATCTGACCTCTTTCCCGCCAGGGAAGCTGATCCGGTTCCATAAACATTCCGAATACGAGTTTCATTTTATACCGCGCGGCAAAGGGACAGTCATACTGGAGGACACGGTCTACCCCGTCCATGAAGGCCAATTCTATCTGACCGGCCCGAACGTGATGCATCAGCAGGAGGCTGACGATAGAGAAGCGATGGATGAGCTGTGCCTGCATATCGGCATTACCCCACTCGAGGATGCGGACTCGCCCGATTGGGGCGAGCAATGGGAGTGTCATGAAGCGAAAATGTGCATACACGCGCTCGATACGCTTCCGCTTCGGCCACACCCGGATCAGTATAATGCGATGTCATGGTTTCTCACCGCCTACCGCGCGTGGCATGAAGGACAGCCCGGGGCTTTCTCTACAATTAAGCAGGCAATCATTCAAATTCTGCTCCGTTCGGCGCGATTATCCGCCGAGCCGTCCGTCACATTCGATCCTCCTAGCCGCAACATGAATGAGCACCGGTTCAAAATCGCGACGCAGTTTATTCATGATAACTACTCCTCGCCGATTACGCTGCACGAGGTTGCCGAGCGGATACCGATCAGCGGACGGCAGCTGCAGCGTATTTTCCGTGATAGCGGCAAGGAGTCATTCAGCGCGTATTTGGAAAATTACAGGCTCAGTCAAATCTGCTCTTCCATAGTGGAAGGGCAAAGGCCCATCGAGCAAATTGCACTCGAACACGGATTCGCCAGCAGCAACTATTTATATTACGTTTTTAAGAAAAGATTCGGCATGACGCCCAATCAGTTCAGACTGCATCAAACGAAGGATGGGGCGCCCAAACCGCAAGGTAAAGGAGAAGCTTTGCAGCCATGA
- a CDS encoding Gfo/Idh/MocA family protein produces the protein MIKTVRIGIIGSGGIAHAHARQYKRLPDVEIVGVADLVPGKAKQFIESLELQGAQPFEDHRKLLEMDLDGVSICTPNVSHHLTTVDALRAGKQVLLEKPMSVTLAEAVDMVQASRESGSMLTIGFQPRYDPNMKLIQDIVQSGKLGKVYYVETGGGRRRGMPGGTFIRKELAGAGAMADIGCYSLDMALNAMGYPRPLTVSAFTSSHFGTNSLYHMESDRFEVEDFGVAMVRFEGDLVLQFKISWAMHMDSLGSTMFLGTDAGLKVEPYGSGNWSGVWDGKVGSMTLFHDFMGQQTATPVPVIEHSKELFFEKVRDFVDAVREGLPAPIPGEQILIQQAIIDGVLRSAELKREVAIELPY, from the coding sequence ATGATTAAAACAGTTCGAATCGGCATTATCGGGAGCGGGGGCATCGCGCACGCCCATGCCCGTCAATATAAGCGGCTGCCCGACGTAGAGATCGTCGGCGTGGCCGACCTGGTTCCAGGCAAAGCAAAGCAGTTTATTGAGTCACTGGAGCTGCAAGGAGCACAGCCTTTCGAGGATCACCGGAAGCTGCTGGAAATGGATTTGGACGGCGTCAGCATCTGCACGCCCAACGTATCGCATCATCTTACAACAGTCGACGCTCTGCGGGCCGGCAAGCAGGTGCTGCTCGAAAAACCGATGTCCGTCACATTGGCCGAAGCCGTTGATATGGTGCAGGCGTCACGTGAATCCGGCAGTATGCTCACCATTGGATTTCAACCGCGGTACGATCCGAATATGAAGCTTATTCAGGACATCGTGCAATCCGGCAAGCTGGGAAAGGTGTACTATGTCGAAACCGGCGGCGGACGCCGGCGAGGTATGCCAGGGGGCACGTTCATCCGCAAGGAGCTTGCCGGGGCCGGCGCGATGGCCGATATCGGCTGTTATTCGCTCGATATGGCGCTGAACGCAATGGGCTATCCTCGGCCGCTCACGGTGTCCGCTTTCACGTCCAGCCATTTCGGGACGAATTCGCTCTACCATATGGAATCCGACCGTTTCGAGGTGGAAGATTTCGGAGTTGCAATGGTCCGGTTCGAAGGCGATCTCGTGCTGCAATTTAAAATCTCATGGGCCATGCACATGGATTCCCTCGGATCGACGATGTTTCTCGGTACGGACGCCGGTCTTAAAGTGGAACCTTACGGGAGCGGAAACTGGTCAGGCGTGTGGGACGGCAAGGTCGGCAGCATGACTCTGTTCCACGATTTCATGGGTCAGCAAACCGCGACGCCGGTTCCGGTAATCGAGCATTCGAAGGAGCTTTTCTTCGAGAAGGTCCGCGACTTTGTCGATGCGGTTCGAGAAGGGCTGCCGGCGCCGATCCCGGGCGAACAAATTCTTATCCAGCAGGCGATTATCGACGGCGTGCTCCGATCTGCCGAGTTGAAACGCGAAGTTGCAATCGAGCTCCCTTATTAA
- a CDS encoding stalk domain-containing protein: MKSLKWLLILSLLVVSFANVSQQAIAAGGTSDQLVMQLKSSVMIHNGVTWKSAQPLTLEKGTTFVALSSIAARYGYNLTYDAKTKESVAVGKSHELHFKIGSTTVYGDGKPVKASAAPYILKGSLMVPLRVWAQLTESTFTVAGAKMTLSWNVVKLPTANFEVQPTEIYAGDTTVTYIDRAFNPSGQPFVEDRWEGKMDVFPEAGTYTITRQVQDTNGQWSAPYSVVIEVKPQNQPPVADFSTEKVQYRIGEKVIYTDLSTDDENAIVRSTWKGNDDVFFEPGEKSITLEVQDKHGLTSSITKTITVTNEVLYTRDEYNKLFTAVGDKFAVDGSSVLQIPLLPYTIQSESAQMVRSNSPEILLGEGIAYQAQLTGQVRFMFHNQNEAGYPVKIYLIATNNNSEPVTVSTSSTGIGGPDPYVVNSAKMSAIRYMQSLADDPSPTSVTIRPHQTVKLLPEISKVPLKQMDVFTAYADLYSDQELQYQVVVVAAPKDPIAALPSLSVLERNDVHVRGTFNKANRVIEMDDTLGDKAGRILIGDNKIDRYIDGIDETSGELELNVGNFGVLYKMKLTHVAPHTLIALNPRGGLYTGAFLVNGQVVPATNTSVLKNSNDAVVLYRTGDSEESVEIVFTNAAGSNLPVTMLFMPLPPLRY; the protein is encoded by the coding sequence ATGAAATCATTGAAATGGTTGTTGATTCTTTCGTTATTGGTTGTGTCTTTTGCTAACGTTTCTCAACAAGCCATAGCCGCGGGCGGAACGTCCGACCAGCTGGTTATGCAATTAAAGAGCAGCGTTATGATTCATAACGGCGTCACCTGGAAGTCGGCTCAGCCGCTTACCTTGGAGAAAGGAACCACATTTGTCGCACTGAGCTCAATCGCGGCACGCTACGGATACAACCTCACATACGACGCCAAAACGAAGGAGTCCGTTGCCGTAGGGAAATCGCATGAACTGCATTTCAAAATCGGAAGCACGACCGTGTATGGGGACGGCAAGCCGGTTAAAGCCTCCGCCGCGCCTTATATTTTGAAAGGATCACTCATGGTTCCGCTGCGCGTCTGGGCGCAGCTGACGGAGAGCACGTTTACGGTAGCAGGTGCCAAGATGACACTTTCCTGGAACGTGGTGAAGCTGCCGACGGCGAATTTTGAAGTGCAGCCCACAGAAATTTATGCAGGGGATACGACCGTGACTTATATCGACCGTGCGTTCAACCCGAGCGGACAGCCGTTCGTGGAAGACCGCTGGGAAGGCAAAATGGACGTTTTCCCCGAAGCCGGCACCTATACGATCACAAGGCAGGTACAGGACACAAACGGACAGTGGAGCGCGCCATACTCGGTCGTGATTGAAGTAAAGCCGCAGAATCAGCCGCCGGTAGCCGACTTCTCAACGGAGAAGGTCCAGTACCGGATCGGGGAGAAGGTCATTTATACCGACTTGAGCACGGATGATGAGAACGCGATCGTCCGCAGTACCTGGAAAGGCAACGACGATGTGTTTTTTGAGCCGGGCGAGAAGTCGATTACTCTGGAAGTCCAAGACAAACATGGACTCACCAGCTCAATAACAAAAACGATAACGGTAACAAACGAAGTATTGTATACGAGGGACGAGTACAATAAGCTGTTTACTGCGGTCGGCGACAAATTCGCTGTAGACGGTTCATCCGTTCTGCAGATACCGCTTCTTCCTTACACGATTCAGTCGGAGTCTGCCCAAATGGTTCGCAGCAACAGCCCGGAGATTCTATTGGGGGAAGGCATCGCATACCAGGCGCAGCTGACCGGCCAAGTCCGGTTCATGTTCCATAACCAGAACGAGGCCGGGTACCCGGTCAAAATTTATCTCATTGCGACGAACAACAACAGCGAGCCTGTCACCGTCAGCACGAGTTCAACCGGCATCGGCGGGCCTGACCCTTATGTCGTTAATTCAGCGAAAATGTCGGCCATCCGATACATGCAATCACTGGCAGATGATCCTTCGCCGACATCCGTTACGATTCGTCCTCACCAAACAGTAAAGCTGCTTCCGGAAATATCCAAAGTACCGCTTAAGCAGATGGATGTGTTTACCGCCTATGCGGATTTATACAGCGATCAGGAACTGCAGTACCAGGTCGTCGTTGTCGCGGCGCCTAAGGATCCGATCGCAGCATTGCCATCGCTTTCCGTCCTGGAACGCAATGATGTTCATGTGCGGGGAACCTTCAATAAAGCGAACCGTGTCATTGAAATGGACGATACGCTTGGGGACAAGGCAGGGCGGATTCTGATTGGTGATAATAAAATAGATAGATATATAGACGGAATCGACGAAACGTCCGGGGAACTCGAGCTTAATGTGGGTAATTTCGGAGTTTTATATAAAATGAAATTAACTCACGTTGCGCCTCACACCCTGATCGCGCTTAATCCCCGCGGCGGGCTGTATACTGGAGCGTTCCTGGTGAACGGCCAGGTCGTACCGGCAACGAACACGAGCGTGTTGAAAAACAGCAACGATGCGGTCGTCTTGTACCGGACTGGGGATTCGGAGGAATCCGTGGAAATCGTGTTTACGAACGCGGCAGGAAGCAACCTTCCGGTAACCATGCTGTTTATGCCACTGCCGCCGCTGCGATATTAG
- a CDS encoding YktB family protein, translating into MSDFDVFFVPGLEDRMAALIERIRPKLHQLGEELSPVLSELCGEPMFPHVAKHARRTINPPNDTWVAFAPGKRGYKMHPHFQIGLFGSHAFIQFAIIYESDNKSVFAGNAIRQLDELMKHIPSHYIWSGNHMVPGGDKQGDLGRDGLAALLGRLRTVKASEALCGIIVDRNDPLLGDGRAFIAKTVETFKTVLPLYRMAF; encoded by the coding sequence ATGAGTGATTTTGACGTCTTCTTCGTGCCCGGACTGGAAGACAGAATGGCCGCCCTGATCGAGCGCATCAGGCCAAAGCTGCATCAATTGGGCGAGGAGCTCTCGCCGGTTCTGTCCGAGCTTTGCGGCGAGCCCATGTTCCCTCACGTAGCGAAGCACGCCAGAAGAACGATCAATCCGCCTAATGACACCTGGGTCGCGTTCGCACCAGGCAAACGAGGCTACAAGATGCACCCGCATTTTCAAATCGGGCTGTTCGGCTCTCATGCGTTTATCCAGTTTGCCATTATTTATGAATCGGATAACAAATCGGTATTCGCCGGGAATGCGATCAGACAGCTGGACGAGCTTATGAAGCATATCCCGTCCCATTACATATGGTCCGGCAACCATATGGTGCCCGGCGGAGACAAACAAGGCGATCTTGGCCGAGACGGACTTGCCGCACTGCTGGGACGGCTTCGCACCGTCAAGGCGTCCGAAGCCCTTTGCGGCATAATTGTTGACAGAAACGATCCGCTTCTGGGGGATGGCCGGGCCTTTATCGCCAAAACCGTCGAAACCTTCAAGACCGTGCTGCCGCTGTACCGCATGGCTTTTTAG
- a CDS encoding efflux RND transporter permease subunit — MQSITKWAFNNKAAVKLVVLMALVMGAVSYLRLPMEFLPEADNPMVSIAAIGPGYDAKSMETQVTSKLEEAVQFVKGKSGMVSSSGSGFSKIDLSFDSKTDMKEAKAEVERAVEAVQLPERVTKPFVVQFNTSMIPISWVTVGFGEMSDAKREQAEKDIINEFKKIEGAGDVTLGGRSQPSVSIVPNTAKLAEKGIPFQSLMGVLQGRAAASSVGEKTIDGASGNINVTANIDNLETLRKLPVAPGVALGDVADVRLENRQESISSIKGKNVLMLTISKTANANAVKVGDETAKTVERLNKEMKGIDAKVLLSTSEQVVHSVDSMLREVLLGALFATIVILLFMRNFRATVITIVSIPLSLGITLYLLSLSGVTLNIITLGGVAVAVGRLVDDSIVVIENIYRRLQKETFSTQLISDATGEVATAITSSTLVTVAVFLPMGLLRGSLQSFLLPFALTVTYSLVASLVVALTVVPLLSAVLLRGTKMTEHEGSKRFTNFLSWNLKHKWVPLIISAVLFAGSIGAYMSMPKGAIDSSNAANLNVTLEYPGETPHDQVVASGRKLETFLNGRNDVDWVLMSNGNSSDNAKYGDVSSPTLVTYLVDMKKGADAEKLISDIKGQRPDYKGADLNAGAANFMSGGSSTQVMIDVTGENPELISQGARQVIDAIKPVKDVIKVKSNEEQKKPVYTFELDPVKAKGQEAAMQLQGMLNPIPLGTVSIGNRETNVILQPAAEPKSESDLNKLILMTDRGPLPVASVAKLTKSEEPSVYYHKDGKPYIRVTADVEPSRLSVVGKEIGDKVMELKAPEGIKFSIGGASAEQSDDFADLGIIMLIAIGIVYLIMVITFKTLRAPLAIMCTLPLAAIGAIIGLIVSNVSPDFTAVFGALMLIGIVVTNAIVLIDRVKQNEQRMTVRDSLIEAASTRMRPIMMTAVATISAMLPLVFGSTESGSIVSQSLAIVVIGGLAVATMLTLVIIPCIYELFFFRKSRRQRISAQAEHAG; from the coding sequence ATGCAAAGTATTACCAAGTGGGCATTCAACAACAAGGCGGCGGTGAAGCTCGTCGTACTGATGGCGCTTGTCATGGGAGCTGTCAGTTATCTGAGACTGCCGATGGAGTTTTTGCCCGAGGCGGACAACCCGATGGTGTCGATCGCCGCAATCGGTCCCGGCTATGACGCGAAATCGATGGAAACGCAGGTTACGTCAAAGCTGGAGGAAGCGGTCCAGTTCGTCAAAGGGAAGAGCGGAATGGTGTCTTCGTCCGGCAGCGGATTTTCCAAAATCGACCTGTCCTTTGATTCCAAAACGGATATGAAGGAAGCGAAAGCGGAGGTCGAAAGAGCAGTTGAAGCGGTGCAACTCCCGGAGCGGGTAACAAAACCGTTCGTGGTACAGTTCAATACGTCGATGATCCCGATTTCCTGGGTTACGGTCGGATTTGGCGAAATGAGCGACGCAAAGCGTGAGCAGGCCGAGAAAGACATAATTAACGAATTCAAGAAGATCGAAGGAGCCGGCGATGTGACGCTCGGAGGCAGATCGCAGCCAAGCGTATCCATAGTGCCGAATACCGCGAAGCTGGCGGAGAAGGGCATACCTTTCCAATCTTTAATGGGCGTTCTGCAGGGACGGGCGGCCGCATCTTCGGTCGGCGAGAAGACGATTGACGGCGCATCCGGGAATATTAACGTAACTGCCAATATCGATAATCTTGAGACGCTGCGCAAGCTTCCAGTGGCACCCGGGGTTGCGCTTGGTGATGTTGCGGATGTAAGACTTGAGAATCGGCAGGAGAGCATCAGCAGCATAAAAGGCAAGAATGTACTTATGCTCACGATTTCCAAGACGGCTAACGCAAACGCCGTAAAGGTCGGGGATGAGACGGCGAAGACCGTTGAACGTCTCAACAAAGAAATGAAAGGCATTGACGCTAAAGTGCTGCTCAGCACATCGGAGCAGGTCGTCCATTCGGTGGATTCGATGCTGCGCGAAGTGCTCCTGGGGGCCTTGTTCGCTACTATCGTCATTCTGCTCTTCATGCGGAATTTCAGAGCCACGGTCATAACGATCGTCTCCATCCCGCTGTCACTTGGCATTACGCTTTATTTGTTAAGCTTGTCGGGCGTTACGCTTAACATCATTACACTGGGCGGCGTCGCGGTTGCAGTCGGACGGCTCGTTGACGACAGTATCGTGGTCATTGAAAATATTTACCGCCGTTTGCAGAAAGAAACGTTCTCCACCCAGCTTATTTCCGATGCAACGGGTGAAGTGGCGACGGCTATAACATCCTCTACACTTGTCACAGTTGCGGTATTTCTCCCGATGGGTCTGCTGCGCGGCTCGCTGCAAAGCTTCCTGCTGCCGTTCGCGCTGACGGTTACGTACTCACTTGTGGCATCGCTGGTTGTAGCCTTGACCGTCGTGCCGCTTCTCAGTGCTGTGCTCCTGCGCGGGACGAAGATGACGGAGCACGAGGGCTCAAAACGGTTCACGAATTTCCTGTCGTGGAATTTGAAGCACAAATGGGTACCGCTAATAATCTCGGCTGTGTTGTTCGCAGGTTCGATCGGCGCATACATGTCGATGCCCAAAGGCGCCATCGACTCATCCAATGCGGCTAACCTCAATGTGACGCTGGAGTACCCGGGCGAAACGCCGCATGATCAGGTCGTTGCGTCAGGCCGCAAGCTGGAAACATTTTTGAACGGCCGCAATGATGTTGATTGGGTGCTGATGTCAAACGGCAACAGCTCGGATAACGCAAAATACGGGGACGTTTCCTCGCCTACGCTCGTCACGTATTTGGTCGATATGAAGAAAGGCGCTGATGCCGAGAAGCTCATCTCCGACATTAAGGGGCAGCGTCCGGACTATAAGGGTGCTGATTTAAATGCCGGAGCGGCGAACTTTATGAGCGGCGGCAGCTCCACGCAGGTTATGATTGACGTCACCGGGGAGAATCCGGAGTTGATTTCCCAAGGCGCACGTCAGGTTATTGATGCCATTAAACCGGTTAAAGACGTAATTAAAGTCAAGTCTAACGAAGAGCAGAAGAAGCCGGTATACACCTTCGAGCTCGATCCGGTAAAGGCGAAGGGTCAGGAGGCCGCGATGCAGCTTCAAGGCATGCTTAATCCGATTCCGCTGGGAACCGTATCGATTGGCAATCGTGAAACGAATGTGATTCTGCAGCCTGCTGCAGAACCAAAATCGGAGTCTGATCTGAATAAGCTGATCCTTATGACCGACCGCGGCCCGCTCCCGGTTGCTTCCGTTGCGAAGCTGACGAAAAGCGAAGAGCCCAGTGTGTATTATCATAAGGATGGAAAGCCGTATATCCGTGTGACAGCCGATGTCGAGCCAAGCCGGCTTTCGGTAGTAGGCAAGGAAATCGGCGATAAAGTAATGGAGCTGAAGGCGCCTGAGGGCATCAAATTTAGCATAGGAGGCGCCTCCGCTGAGCAGTCGGATGATTTCGCCGATCTGGGCATTATTATGTTGATTGCAATCGGCATTGTTTACTTGATCATGGTCATCACGTTTAAAACGCTGCGTGCGCCTCTGGCAATCATGTGTACGCTGCCTCTCGCCGCGATCGGCGCAATAATCGGTCTGATCGTCTCGAACGTTTCGCCGGACTTTACAGCCGTATTCGGGGCGCTGATGCTGATCGGGATTGTCGTGACGAACGCAATTGTATTGATCGACCGGGTGAAACAAAACGAACAGAGGATGACCGTTCGCGATTCGCTGATCGAAGCGGCTTCGACCCGGATGCGCCCGATTATGATGACAGCGGTCGCTACGATATCCGCAATGCTTCCGCTAGTGTTCGGATCTACGGAAAGCGGGAGCATCGTATCGCAAAGTCTGGCAATTGTCGTAATCGGCGGACTGGCCGTCGCCACAATGCTTACGCTGGTCATTATTCCCTGTATCTACGAGCTGTTCTTCTTCCGCAAATCAAGGCGTCAGCGGATATCGGCACAAGCAGAGCATGCAGGATAA
- a CDS encoding ABC transporter ATP-binding protein → MSFISESSVVNESENAVVDLQSIVRRFGSRTVLDGITMRVKRGELFGLLGPSGSGKTTLVKLITGIDKADSGTVRLLGEPMPKLAMLQRFGYMAQSDALYNELTAKENLVFFASLYGLTGVRRSRRINESMAIVNLLDDLNKPVAAYSGGMKRRLSLAISLLHEPELLVLDEPTVGIDPVLRKSVWKELSEMRKRGTTIILTTHVMDEADKCDRLALIRDGKLTAVDTPDAIKNKTGSSTIEEAFITLGGGGRI, encoded by the coding sequence ATGTCCTTTATCTCTGAATCCTCAGTTGTGAACGAGTCGGAAAATGCAGTCGTGGACCTGCAAAGCATCGTCCGGCGGTTTGGCAGCCGAACCGTTCTGGATGGCATTACGATGCGCGTGAAGCGAGGCGAGCTGTTCGGCCTGCTCGGTCCGTCAGGTTCCGGTAAGACGACGCTCGTCAAGCTCATAACCGGCATTGACAAAGCGGACAGCGGAACTGTCCGATTGCTCGGCGAGCCGATGCCGAAGCTGGCAATGCTTCAGCGGTTCGGTTATATGGCGCAGTCGGATGCGCTGTACAATGAACTGACCGCCAAGGAGAATCTCGTCTTCTTCGCCTCGCTCTATGGCTTGACCGGCGTTCGCCGCAGCAGACGCATCAATGAATCGATGGCAATCGTAAATTTGCTGGATGATTTAAACAAGCCGGTCGCAGCGTACTCGGGCGGAATGAAGCGGCGGTTATCGCTCGCCATTTCACTGCTTCACGAACCCGAGCTGCTCGTGCTCGACGAACCGACTGTCGGGATCGACCCGGTACTGAGAAAATCGGTCTGGAAAGAGCTCTCGGAGATGCGGAAGCGGGGCACGACGATTATTTTAACTACGCACGTTATGGATGAAGCTGATAAATGCGACCGCCTCGCACTCATTCGCGACGGGAAGCTCACAGCAGTCGATACTCCCGACGCCATCAAGAACAAGACGGGCAGCTCCACTATCGAAGAAGCGTTTATTACTCTCGGGGGAGGCGGACGCATATGA
- a CDS encoding ABC transporter permease, producing the protein MRIRALAFRIIRQFLRDKRTLALLFLAPLLILGLMKLVFNGQTVEPKIGTVEVPPQLVQRLEQADAAVTPYSDSQHAAKALQNRDLDAVLTFEGGKPAISLEGSDPSSGKVVLLLLQRTIQADKPTVQPTITYLHGNADMSSFDSFGPVLIGFFSFFFVFMLAGVSFLRERTSGTMERLLATPIRRSEIVTGYLAGFGLFTLLQAALIAWFAVDVLGLYMDGSIWLVLMMNLLLSLTALTLGTLLSSFASSEFQIIQFIPLVVVPQVFFSGLFNLESMTPWLQKLSAIMPLYYGADALRGIMIRGEGWAGIQTDVYVLLGFSLVFTLLNVAALRKHRAI; encoded by the coding sequence ATGAGAATCCGCGCGTTGGCGTTTCGGATCATCCGTCAATTCTTGAGAGATAAACGTACGCTTGCCCTGCTATTTCTGGCGCCGCTGCTCATTCTCGGACTTATGAAGCTTGTATTTAACGGTCAAACAGTAGAGCCCAAGATTGGAACTGTGGAGGTGCCTCCCCAGCTTGTGCAGCGGCTTGAGCAAGCGGATGCCGCCGTCACTCCATATTCGGATTCGCAACACGCGGCGAAAGCATTGCAGAACAGGGATCTGGATGCTGTGCTTACTTTCGAAGGCGGTAAACCGGCCATTTCGCTCGAGGGGAGCGATCCCTCTTCCGGCAAAGTGGTGCTCCTGCTGCTGCAGCGGACGATACAGGCGGATAAGCCTACGGTACAACCGACCATCACTTATCTTCACGGTAACGCAGACATGTCGTCTTTCGATTCGTTCGGCCCGGTATTGATCGGTTTCTTCTCCTTTTTCTTTGTGTTTATGCTCGCCGGCGTATCTTTTCTTCGCGAACGGACCAGCGGCACGATGGAGAGGCTGCTGGCGACGCCGATCCGCCGGTCTGAGATCGTAACCGGCTATTTGGCCGGGTTTGGTTTATTTACACTCCTACAGGCCGCCCTTATCGCCTGGTTCGCCGTAGACGTTCTCGGTCTGTACATGGATGGCTCGATCTGGCTGGTACTGATGATGAACCTCCTGCTGTCGCTGACCGCACTTACTCTGGGCACGCTGCTTTCTTCTTTTGCAAGCAGCGAGTTTCAAATAATTCAGTTTATCCCGCTTGTCGTTGTTCCTCAGGTCTTCTTCTCCGGTTTGTTCAACCTGGAGTCGATGACCCCCTGGCTTCAGAAGCTGAGCGCCATCATGCCGCTGTACTATGGCGCGGATGCGCTGCGGGGCATTATGATCCGGGGAGAGGGATGGGCCGGCATTCAGACCGACGTCTATGTACTGCTTGGATTCTCGCTTGTTTTCACCCTGCTTAATGTGGCTGCATTACGGAAGCACCGTGCGATTTAA